The stretch of DNA TGGTGGGCGGCCCCGGCGAGGGCGGAAAGCACCACGAAGGTCAGCGGCACGATTGTGGACGACAAGGGAGAACCCTTGGAAAAAGTCGACGTGTGGTTCGAGAACGTCACCATCAAGGAGAAAAAGGTCGGCCCGGTCAAGACGAACAAGAAGGGAAGATACATCCATCCTCACCTGGACGTGGGGATCGAGCCGAATTGGAGGGTGGTTCCGAAGCTCCCGGGCTACATGGTCTTGAAAGTCTCGTACAAGCTCGTCGACTCGCAGCGCAACGATCGCGGCAGCAGCGAATCGATTCTCAACTCGAAGCAGGAGTTCCCGTCGATCCACCCCGTCCTGGTGGGAGACTCCGGCTTCAACACCGTCGACTTCGTGATGGTGAAGGAAGCGGATTTTCAGAATGCGATGCGCGCGGCGGTGGCCAAGAAGCAAGGGGGCAGCTCGAGCGGCGCGGCCGCCCCTCCGGCGGGCGCGGCGTCGCCGGCGCCGGCCGCCGGAGCCGCCGCTCCCGGCGAAGCCGCCGCTCCCCCGGCGGCTCCCATCAAGAACGTGAGCGATGCGATCGCCCTGATCACCGCCGGCAAGAACGAGGAGGCCATTCCCATCCTCAAGGACTACCTCGAGAAGAATCCGAACAACGCGCCGGTCCAATTCGCGCTGGGCAAGGCCTACATCTCCACGAAACAGTACGACGAAGCGGTGCCGGCCCTCACGAAGACGTTGGCCATCAAGCCGGACCAGGGGGGCGCTCACTTCTACCTCGGCATCGCGCACGCGCAGATGGGACGGGACGAGGAGGCGATCAAGGAGTTCCAGGCGGAGATCCCGATCAGCCCGGATCAGGATTCGACCTACTCCAACCTGGCCTCGATCTACGAGAAGCAGGGGAAGCTGGACGACGCCCTGGAGAACTACAAGAAGGCGGCGGAGATCAACCCCAAGCGGCCGGAGATTCACGCCAGCATGGCGGCCATCTATGAAAAGAAGGGGAATCAGGCGCTGGCGGAGGCGGAGTACAAGGCGCTGGCCGATGTCGATCCGGCGAACGCCTCGGTCACCTGGTACAACATCGGCGCGATTGCCAAGAACAACGACAAGAATCCCGACGCCGTCCGGGCGTTCAAGAAGGCGGTGGAGCTCGATCCGAAATACGCCCAGGCGCATCGAGAGCTGGGCTACGCGCTGGTCCAGCAGGGAGATTTCAACGGAGCGGTGGAGCACTTCAAGAAATATATCGAGCTGGCGCCGAGCGCTCCGGACGCGGGACAGATCAAGTCCATGGTTCAACAGCTGTCGCGCTGATCCCCGCGGCGCGCGAGAATCCCCGCCGGACTCCGGACCGCTCCGGCGGGGACGATGGTCGGAATGGAATCGTCAGATCGGCTTCCCGCCCGGAATGTTCGGAACGAGCAGCGCTTCCACTTCCTCGCAGATCAGGTGGCCGATCAGGATGTGAACCTCCTGAATCCTGGCCGTCACCCCATGCCTCACGATGACGGGGTGCTCGCACAGCGCCGCGGCCCCGCCGCCGTCGTTTCCCAGAAGGCCGACTGCCGGCAGGCCCAGCGCGCGGGTGCGGCGCAGCCCTTCCAGAATGCTCGGGGACTTTCCCGAGGTCGAGATGGCCACGACGGCGTCTCCGGGCCGGGCCAGCGCCTCGATCTGCCTGGCGAAGATCTGATCGTACGCCGAGTCGTTCGCGACGCTCGTGAGGATCGAGGAATCGGTGGTCAGGGCGAGCGCCGAGAGCGCGCGCCGGTCCCGGGTCATGCGGTTCACGAGCTCGGCCGAAAGATGCTGCGCGTCGGCCGCGCTCCCCCCGTTTCCGAACAGGAGAATCTTGCCGCCGCCCGCCAGGGCGCGCGCCAGGAGCTCCGCGGCCCGCTGAACATCGGCCGCGTGCGCGTCGAAAAACTCACTCACCACGTCGAGGTGCGCCTGGACGTCGCGACGGCAGCGATCGGCGAAGCTCAAGACAGCCTCCTTGTCCCGGGCCGGGATGGATGGAGCATGTTAGGGAGGGTCTTCCGCGTCTGTCAAGGCAGGGAGGAGCCGACGAACCCCAGAAGGCGGCCGGCCCCGGGGCCCTCGCGGCGAAACGAGGGGAAGAGGTCGTCCCGGCAGAAGGTGCACAGACCGCCGAGGAGCACTCTCTCGGGAAGAAGGCCCGACTGCAGGAGCAGCCAGCGGTTGGCGGCGGGCAGGTCCAGGCGCGAGGAGCCCTCCCGGCGCGCGACGACGACCTCTTCCGGAATCCCCGCGCTGCGAAACGCCTGCAGCACGTCGTTCCCCACTTCGTAACAGCAACCTCCGATCGACGGGCCGACCAGCGCCATCAGATCCCGGCCGCCGGAGCCCCATCGATCGCGGAACGTCCCGACGGCCTCCCGGACGATCCCCGCGACGGTTCCCCGCCATCCCGCGTGCAACACGGCGCCGGCCTCCCGCACCGGGTCGAACAGGACGATGGGAACGCAGTCCGCCGCCGCGACCGCCATCACGATCCCGCGCGCCCGCGTGGCGAGCCCGTCTCCTTCCCGGCGGGAACCGGCGTCGTCGAGGGCCGGGTCGACCGCCACGATCCGGTGGCCGTGGACCTGCGCCAGCCGATAGGTCGGAAGAGCGCTCCATCCGAGGATCGGCAGAACCGCGTCGAGACTTCCGGCGGCGCGCCGAGTCGTGAAACCGCAATTCCAGCCCCCGGCGGACGGAAAAGCGGGGCAGTGCAGGTAGAGTCCGGAAGGATGAAGACGTAAGGGTGACGCAGAGTGCAAGAGAAGCGGCGCCTCCAGGGAGGCCCGGAGCGGGCCCGTCGAGGAGTTTAGTGACGAAGATCCGCAGGGTCAAGAGAGGCCGGTGCCGGACGCCGCCGCGCCGATCTTCGCCGGCCTGGAGCGACCTTGACATTTTTTTATGATTCGGGCACTCTTACGCGTCCCACGGCGACAGAGACCGTTCCCGCCGGATCCTCCCGGCCGGAACGGTTCTGTTTTGATTCCACCGGAACGAGCGATAAGGAGGTTTCTTGGTTCCTCCGGCAGTGGTGGCAATCGGCGCGCCGCCCGCGCCTGGACAGCCCTCTCCGAACCTTTTCGTGCAGATGCTGCCCTTGCTGGCCATCTGCGCGATTTTTTACATCTTCGTGATCCACCCGACCAAGAAGAAGCAGCGGGCGCTGCAGAGCATGATCGAAAGCCTGAAGCCCGGGGATCGCGTGATCACGAGCTCCGGGATGCACGGAACGGTCGTGGCGCTTTCGGACGACATCGTGCAGCTCCGCATCGCCGAGAACGTGAAGGTCGACTTCTCCAAGAGCGCCATCGTCGGGAAGAAGGAGTGACATCATGCCGCTGAAATGGCGCTGGGTCCTGATCGCCTTCGTCACCCTCCTGAGCGTTTACCTCTGCTATCCCCTGCAACAAAAGATCAAGCTGGGATTGGATCTCAAGGGCGGAATCCATCTGGTCATGCAGGTCAAGACCGACGACGCCATCAAGGCGTCCCTCGACCTGGACATGGAGACGCTGCGCGCCGAGCTGGCCAAGCGCGGAGTGACTCCGGAGCGGATCGAGCATTCCGGCGTGGACCGGATGATCGTGAGCGGCGTCGATCCGGCGAAAGGGTCGGAGCTTCGCGAACTGGTCTCCGCGCAATTCTCGGCCTACGATCTTTCCGCCAAGGGCGGGGGCGCGTTCGAGCTTCGTCTCAAACCCGCCCAGGCGCGCGCCATTCGTGAGACCTCGGTTCGCCAGGCGCTGGAGACGATCCGCAATCGCATCGATAAGTTCGGAGTCTCCGAGCCCGTCGTGCAGCAGATCGGTTTCGCCGGCGGGGGCGGGGAGCAGATCCTGGTCCAGCTTCCCGGAATCCAGAACACGGAACGGGTGAAGGAGTTGATCGGCTCGCCCGCCTACCTGGAGTGGAAGCTGGTCAGCATCCCGCCCGGATACCGTCCCGAGGACTTCCAACGAGTCTGTCCGGCACCCCAGGAACGCATCCTGTCCCTGTTCAACGGGTCGCTTCCGGGAGACACGGAACTCTATCCTTCCGAGCACCAGCAAGCGGGCGAAACGCTGTACTGGCCTTGTAAGAAGGCCTCCCCGATCACCGGGAAGGACCTGAAGGACGCGCGCCGTGGATCGGGGCGCATCGGGGAGGCCGTCGTGGACTTCCGGCTGACGCCGGATGCTGGACAGCGTTTCGAGGACCTGACGCGCGCCAACGAAGGGCAGCTGCTGGCGATTCTCCTGGACAAGAAGGTCATCTCGGCGCCTCGGATCAACGCCGTGATCCGCGACAGCGGCGTGATCGAAGGGAGCTTCGACGTCGACTCGGCGGAAGATCTGGCGATCAAACTGCGCTCCGGCGCCCTGCCCGCCGGAATGGAGCTTCTGGAAGAGCGCACCGTCGGCCCTTCCCTCGGCGCGGATTCGATCCGGCAGGGAATCGTGGCGTCCTTGCTGGGGGCGGTTCTGGTCGTCATCTTCATGCTCGTCTATTACCGGTTTTCCGGCGTCAACGCGAACCTGGCGCTCGCCCTGAACATCCTTCTTCTGCTCGGGGCGATGGCCTACTTCCGCGCCACCCTGACGCTCCCGGGAATCGCCGGAATCGCCCTGACGATCGGCATGGCGGTGGACGCGAACGTCTTGATATTCGAGAGGATCCGCGAGGAGCTGCGGCTCGGTCGGACGGTGAAGTCGGCGATTTCGGGCGGATTCGGCAAGGCCTTCAGCAGCATCGTCGACTCGAACCTTACGACCCTCATCGCGGCGCTTTTCCTTTTCGCCTACGGCTCCGGGCCCGTGCGCGGGTTCGCGGTGACCCTGTGCATCGGCATCCTGGCCAACCTCTTCACTGCCATCTTCGTCTCCCGGGCCATTTTCGATTGGTTCCTGGGGACGAAGGGGCGCGTGGAGCAACTGAGCATATGAACTCCGGCTTGCGGGGGAATCGGGCGTGAAGCAGCTGCAGCTCCTGACCGGCGCGAACTTCGACGTGATGGGCAGAAAATTCTTCTTCATCGGCGTGTCGGTCGTCGCCATGGCGATCAGTCTCTTTTTCCTGATGTCGCGCGGCTTAAATTATGGGATCGACTTCCGCGGCGGCACCGAAGTCCGGGTCAAGTTCTTGGGCGAGCCCGCCGTGGAACAGATCCGCAAGACTCTCGAGTCCCTCGGGATCGGCGACGTGAACATCCAGAGGATCGGCAAGGCGGAAGAGCGGGAGCTGTTGATCCGCATCGGACAGAAGAGCGGCGCCAAGACGGAAGGGGGTCTCGTGGGCGCCGGGGACATCTCGGCCCGGATCCTCGCGGCTCTGCGGCCCGCCAAGGACCAGCGGCTCGTTGCCGAGGGCAAGTTCAACCTGAACGAAGCAAGCGCCGGGGCACTCGAGACGTGGCTCGTCTCGCGGGTGGAGGAGGGGCGCAAATCGGGCAAAATTTCCGGCTCGGCCGCTCTCGACCCACGGGCTGCGGCGGAGGCGATCGTGGCCGCCCGGGACTCCCGGGGAGGGATCTTCTCGTCGATGGCGGATCTCCGCGGGCTTCCGGGAGTGACCGCAGACTTGCAGTCGATCATTCAGGAAGGGGCCTTTCTCGGGGAGATGGCCCCGCGCAGCTTCGAATTCGTCGGGCCGAGCGCGGGAAGGGACCTGATCCAGAAGGCGACCTGGGCGGTCGTGGGATCCAACCTCGGAATCCTGATCTACGTCTGGGTCCGGTTCAGGTTCATCTGGGGAGTGGCCGGCGTCCTGGCCCTGGTGCACGACGTGGTGATCGCCATGGGCGCTCTGGCTTTCACGCAGAAGGAGTTCAGCCTCACCGTCGTTGCGGCCCTGCTCACCATCGTCGGTTATTCGATCAACGACACGGTGGTGGTCTTCGACCGGATCCGCGAAAACCTGCGGATCCACCGGACCAAGGACTACGAGCTCGTGGTGAACGCCTCGATCAACCAGACCTTCAGCCGGACCATCCTGACGCAGTTCACGGTCATGCTGTGCACCACCGCCCTCTATCTCTTCGGCGGCGATCGCCTCGACGCCCTTTCCTTCACGCTGCTCGTGGGCTTCCTTTCCGGGGCCTATTCCTCCATCTTCGTCGCCAGCCCCATCCTCGTCCTTCACCAGCGCTGGTGGCAGTCGCGCAAGCGGAAGCGCGCCTGAGCCGCCCGCAGGTTTGCGGACCCCTTTTCGGTAAGCTATCCTAAATCATGCCTTCGAGGTTCCGCGGGGCTCCGCCAGCCAGCGTGGCGAGCTTCGCAGGGGAAACGCGGTCTTGATCCGTTTCGAGGACATCCAGGAGAAAGTCCAGGAGTACATGCCCGGCGCGGACATGGAGTTCCTGCGCCGCGCCTACGTCTTCTCCGCCATGGAGCACCGAGGGCAGGTCCGCTCCTCCGGAGAGCCCTACCTCACCCACCCTCTGGAAGTGGCCCACATTCTCGCCGAGCTCCGTCTCGACCTGACTTGCGTGGTGGCCGGATTGCTGCACGACGTCATCGAGGACACGCTGACGACGCGGGAGGTCCTGGAGGAGTATTTCGGGAAGGACATCGCCCATCTGGTGGAGGGGTTGAGCAAAATCAGCCGGATCTCGTTCACCTCCCGGGAAGAGGCCCAGGCGGAGAACTTCCGGAAGATGATGCTCGCCATGGTGGACGACATCCGGGTCATCCTCGTGAAGCTCGCGGATCGGCTCCACAACATGAGGACGCTCGAGCATCTCTCGCCCCGCCAGCAGGAGCGCATCGCCCTGGAGACGATGGAAATCTACGCGCCGATCGCCAACCGTCTCGGCATGGGAAAAATCAAGACGGAGCTCGAGGATCTGGCGATCCGATACCTGGATCCCCAGGGGTACGCCTCGTTGATGGGGGCTCTCGAGGAGAAGCGCAAAGTCAGCAAGACCTTCATCAACGAGATCCAGAAGACGCTCGAGGCCAAGCTCGCGGAGCAGGGAATCCCGTGCGAGATTACCGGCCGCGTCAAGCACTTCTACAGCATCTACAAGAAGCTGCGGGTCCAGGGGATCGACGTGAGCCAGGTCTACGACTACGTCGCCTTCCGGATCATCACGCCGTCGGTGAAGGACTGCTACGCCGCGCTCGGGACGATTCATTCGATCTGGAGGCCCGTCCCGGGCCGGATCAAGGACTTCATCGCCATGCCCAAGCCGAACATGTACCAGTCGCTCCACACCTCCGTGATCACCGAGAAGGGCCAGCCGTTCGAGGTGCAGATCCGCACCCCCGAGATGCACGCCATCGCCGAGGAGGGGATCGCCGCGCACTGGAAATACAAGGAGGGCAAGGCGCCGCGCGGCGAGGTCGACACGAACATCCAGTGGCTGCGGCAGATCATGGAATGGCAGCAGGAGCTCCGCGATCCGCGCGAGTTTCTCAAGATGGTGAAAGTGGACCTCTACCCGGAAGAGGTCTATGCCTTCACGCCGCAGGGACAGGTCAAGAGCTTCCCGCGCGGGGCCACTCCGGTGGATTTCGCCTACTCCGTCCACACCGAGGTCGGACACCAATGCGTCGGGGCGCGGGTGAACGGCAAGCTGGTTCCCCTGAAGACGCCTCTCCAGAACGGCGACATCGTCGAGATCCTGACGACCCCGACCCACCGCCCGAGCCAGGATTGGCTGAATTTCGTCAAGACCTCCCGCGCCCGCAGCAAGATCCGCCAGTGGCTGAACGTGGATCGCCGGAACAGCAGCATCGAGCTCGGCAGGACGCTTCTGGAGAGGGAGCTGAAGCGCTACCGTCTGTCCATGAAGGGCCTCCTCGGCAACGGCAAGCTCGCCGAGGCGTTGCACTCCCTCGGCTGCGCCACCCTCGACGATTTCCTGGCCGCCGCGGGCTACGGGAAGCTGTCGCCGCGGCAGCTGGTGACCAAGCTCGTGCCCGAGTCGGAGCTCAAGGAGCAGCCGGAGTCCCGGATCGCCCGGGTGATGAAGAAGGCTCTGGGCCTGTCCGGAGCGCCGGTGCGGGTCCACGGGCTGGATAACGTCATGGTCTATCTGGCCAAGTGCTGCGAGCCGATCCGCGGGGAGCCGATCGTCGGGTACATCACGCGGGGCAAGGGGGTCTCGGTGCACGCGGAGCGCTGTCCGAACGTCGAGCGCCTCCTCTACGATCCCGAGCGGAGAATCGAGGTCGCCTGGGCCTCGGAGGAGACGCGCTTCCAGGTGAAGCTCAACATCTTCTCGGAGGATCGACAGGGAGTCCTGGCCCGCGTGACTTCAGCCATCGCCGACGAGAAATCCAACATTATGAACGTCAGCGCCCAGACCTTCGAGGATCGCAAGGGGCAGATCACCCTGATCCTGGACATCGCCGATCTCGGTCATCTGGAGCGGATCCTCCAGCGTCTCCGGGGAATCGCCGGCGTCCATAGCGTGGAACGTCACACCGGATAGCCGGCGAGGAGCGCAGCATGCCCACGAAAAAAGCGGTGAGAACGGAACGGGCCCCGGCCGCCATCGGCCCGTACTCCCAGGGAATGGCCGCCGCAGGGTTCCTCTTCGTTTCGGGCCAGGTGCCCCTGGATCCGAGCCGGGGGGAGATGGTGTCCGGGGAGATCGAAGAGCAAGTCGAGAGAGTGCTGGAGAACCTGAAGGCGATTCTGGAGTCCGGAGGAGCGGCGCTGGGGTCGGTCGTCAAGACGACGGTTTACCTGGCCGATCTCGGCGATTTTGCGCGGATGAACGAGGTCTACGCGCGATTCTTCGGCGCCGACCCTCCGGCGCGCTCGACCGTGGAGGTTTCGGGTCTTCCCCGGGGCGCCCGGGTCGAGATCGACGCCATCGCGCTGCTTGATTGAGTTTCCTGGAGGGGCAGGAGTCAGGAGATCGATTTGGCCACGGCACCGGAGCGGATGCAGCGCGTGCAGACCCGCAGCCGCTTGCGCGCGCCTTTCATGGCGACGCGGACTCTCTGGAGGTTGGGATACCAGATTCGCTGGGAGATGTTGTGGGCGTGACTGACCTGATTCCCGAATCGGGGCGTCTTGCCACAGATTGCACAGGCCCGCGCCATCGCTCCTCCCGAATGAAAGGCACACTGTAGCACATCGCATCGGGTGGATCAACCCCCGGCCGGCTCATGGCGCGTCGGCCGCCGTCAAAATAACCACAAACGGCGCTCTCTAGGTTCACGCGGCCGCCGCCCCGAGACGGCGCCCGGACTCTCCAAGTCTCTCCCTTTGACGAACTAAGATACACATGCAGTATCTGGATTCCGACAATTAAATTCTTGACGCCGAGCCTTGCAAAGATAGGCCACTGACATATATTGGATTTCCGTGACGTGGCTTGGCGGGAAAACGCACGGTATTTCGTCGCGCAACCTGTTGAAATAAGGAGAGATGGGGTGTTCTTCTCAAGGAGCAAGAACCTGGTGGGCCTGGACATCGGCTCGAGCAGCATCAAGCTCATCGAGCTCAAGGATCTGGGAAAGGGCAAGGGCTTCCACCTCCTCAACGCGTCGGTCGAGCCTCTTTCTCCGGAAGCCATCGTGGACGGCGCCATCATGGACTCGGGTCTCGTGGTCGACGCGATCCAGCGCAGCTTCGCCTCGCGGAACATCAAGGCCTCCGATTGCGCCATCGCCCTGTCGGGACACTCGGTCATCATCAAGCGGATCTCGCTGCCCGTGATGTCGGAGGAGGAGCTCGCCGAATCGATCCAGTGGGAGGCCGAGCAGTACATCCCCTTCGACGTCGAGGACGTGAACATCGCTTACCAGATCCTCAAGGGGACGAACCTGGCCGGCGACGGGAACATGGACGTGCTCCTGGTCGCGGCGAAGAAGGACAAGATCAACGACTACACGGCGGTCGTGGGCCAGGCGGGGAAGAACGCCGCCCTGGTGGACGTCGACGTGTTCGCCCTGCAGAACGCCTACGAATTGAACTACGAGGTCGACTCGGGACAGACGTGCGCTCTGGCGAACCTCGGCGCCACCGTGACGAACGTCGCCGTGCTGAAGGGCAGCTCCTCGATCTTCTGGCGCGACATCTCTATCGGCGGAAGTCACTACAACGACGCCATCCGCAAGGAGCTGAACCTCAGCTTCGAGCAATCCGAGAAGCTCAAGCGGGGTGAGGACGTCGAAGGCGTCCCGACCGAGAACGTGACGCCCATCCTCTCCAGCGTCAACGACTACGTCGGCGCGGAGTTGCAGAAGACCCTGGACTTCTTCAAGAACACGACTCCCGGGGAGAGCATCGACAAGATCTACGTGTCGGGCGGCAGCAGCCGCGTCCCGAACCTCCTGGAGTCGCTCGGTGAAAGGTTCGGGATTCCCGTGGAGAGGCTGGACCCCTTCCGCCACGTGACGCTGGGGAAGGACATCCCCTCCGAGGTGGCGGAAGAGCTTTCCTCCAGCGCGGCGGTCGCCGTGGGTCTGGCGAGCAGAAAGGTGGGAGACCGATGATCCGAATCAACCTGCTCTCCGAGGCGAAGCCCGCCAAGAGCCGCTCCTTCAAGCCCAGCATGCAGATGCCGGGAAACATCCCCCAGAATCTGCTGATGATCGCCCTGGTGGCGCTCACCCTAATCTTCGTGAGCTGGAAGTGGTACAGCCTCAAGGCGGAGCACTCCGATCTCTCCGAAAAGATCGTCAAGGCCGAGGCGGAAAAGAAGCGCCTGGACGAGATCATCAAGAAAGGGGACATGTACAAGGCCCAGCGCGACCTCCTCAACAAGAAGATCGGGCTGATCACCCAGCTGAAGAAGAACCAGAGCGGCCCGGTGCACCTGCTGGACGA from Candidatus Polarisedimenticolia bacterium encodes:
- a CDS encoding tetratricopeptide repeat protein, producing the protein MNHRIKRITRVLAAAACLSGAVSWWAAPARAESTTKVSGTIVDDKGEPLEKVDVWFENVTIKEKKVGPVKTNKKGRYIHPHLDVGIEPNWRVVPKLPGYMVLKVSYKLVDSQRNDRGSSESILNSKQEFPSIHPVLVGDSGFNTVDFVMVKEADFQNAMRAAVAKKQGGSSSGAAAPPAGAASPAPAAGAAAPGEAAAPPAAPIKNVSDAIALITAGKNEEAIPILKDYLEKNPNNAPVQFALGKAYISTKQYDEAVPALTKTLAIKPDQGGAHFYLGIAHAQMGRDEEAIKEFQAEIPISPDQDSTYSNLASIYEKQGKLDDALENYKKAAEINPKRPEIHASMAAIYEKKGNQALAEAEYKALADVDPANASVTWYNIGAIAKNNDKNPDAVRAFKKAVELDPKYAQAHRELGYALVQQGDFNGAVEHFKKYIELAPSAPDAGQIKSMVQQLSR
- a CDS encoding SIS domain-containing protein is translated as MSFADRCRRDVQAHLDVVSEFFDAHAADVQRAAELLARALAGGGKILLFGNGGSAADAQHLSAELVNRMTRDRRALSALALTTDSSILTSVANDSAYDQIFARQIEALARPGDAVVAISTSGKSPSILEGLRRTRALGLPAVGLLGNDGGGAAALCEHPVIVRHGVTARIQEVHILIGHLICEEVEALLVPNIPGGKPI
- the pgeF gene encoding peptidoglycan editing factor PgeF produces the protein MHSASPLRLHPSGLYLHCPAFPSAGGWNCGFTTRRAAGSLDAVLPILGWSALPTYRLAQVHGHRIVAVDPALDDAGSRREGDGLATRARGIVMAVAAADCVPIVLFDPVREAGAVLHAGWRGTVAGIVREAVGTFRDRWGSGGRDLMALVGPSIGGCCYEVGNDVLQAFRSAGIPEEVVVARREGSSRLDLPAANRWLLLQSGLLPERVLLGGLCTFCRDDLFPSFRREGPGAGRLLGFVGSSLP
- the yajC gene encoding preprotein translocase subunit YajC, with translation MVPPAVVAIGAPPAPGQPSPNLFVQMLPLLAICAIFYIFVIHPTKKKQRALQSMIESLKPGDRVITSSGMHGTVVALSDDIVQLRIAENVKVDFSKSAIVGKKE
- the secD gene encoding protein translocase subunit SecD; translated protein: MPLKWRWVLIAFVTLLSVYLCYPLQQKIKLGLDLKGGIHLVMQVKTDDAIKASLDLDMETLRAELAKRGVTPERIEHSGVDRMIVSGVDPAKGSELRELVSAQFSAYDLSAKGGGAFELRLKPAQARAIRETSVRQALETIRNRIDKFGVSEPVVQQIGFAGGGGEQILVQLPGIQNTERVKELIGSPAYLEWKLVSIPPGYRPEDFQRVCPAPQERILSLFNGSLPGDTELYPSEHQQAGETLYWPCKKASPITGKDLKDARRGSGRIGEAVVDFRLTPDAGQRFEDLTRANEGQLLAILLDKKVISAPRINAVIRDSGVIEGSFDVDSAEDLAIKLRSGALPAGMELLEERTVGPSLGADSIRQGIVASLLGAVLVVIFMLVYYRFSGVNANLALALNILLLLGAMAYFRATLTLPGIAGIALTIGMAVDANVLIFERIREELRLGRTVKSAISGGFGKAFSSIVDSNLTTLIAALFLFAYGSGPVRGFAVTLCIGILANLFTAIFVSRAIFDWFLGTKGRVEQLSI
- the secF gene encoding protein translocase subunit SecF, with product MKQLQLLTGANFDVMGRKFFFIGVSVVAMAISLFFLMSRGLNYGIDFRGGTEVRVKFLGEPAVEQIRKTLESLGIGDVNIQRIGKAEERELLIRIGQKSGAKTEGGLVGAGDISARILAALRPAKDQRLVAEGKFNLNEASAGALETWLVSRVEEGRKSGKISGSAALDPRAAAEAIVAARDSRGGIFSSMADLRGLPGVTADLQSIIQEGAFLGEMAPRSFEFVGPSAGRDLIQKATWAVVGSNLGILIYVWVRFRFIWGVAGVLALVHDVVIAMGALAFTQKEFSLTVVAALLTIVGYSINDTVVVFDRIRENLRIHRTKDYELVVNASINQTFSRTILTQFTVMLCTTALYLFGGDRLDALSFTLLVGFLSGAYSSIFVASPILVLHQRWWQSRKRKRA
- a CDS encoding bifunctional (p)ppGpp synthetase/guanosine-3',5'-bis(diphosphate) 3'-pyrophosphohydrolase, which translates into the protein MIRFEDIQEKVQEYMPGADMEFLRRAYVFSAMEHRGQVRSSGEPYLTHPLEVAHILAELRLDLTCVVAGLLHDVIEDTLTTREVLEEYFGKDIAHLVEGLSKISRISFTSREEAQAENFRKMMLAMVDDIRVILVKLADRLHNMRTLEHLSPRQQERIALETMEIYAPIANRLGMGKIKTELEDLAIRYLDPQGYASLMGALEEKRKVSKTFINEIQKTLEAKLAEQGIPCEITGRVKHFYSIYKKLRVQGIDVSQVYDYVAFRIITPSVKDCYAALGTIHSIWRPVPGRIKDFIAMPKPNMYQSLHTSVITEKGQPFEVQIRTPEMHAIAEEGIAAHWKYKEGKAPRGEVDTNIQWLRQIMEWQQELRDPREFLKMVKVDLYPEEVYAFTPQGQVKSFPRGATPVDFAYSVHTEVGHQCVGARVNGKLVPLKTPLQNGDIVEILTTPTHRPSQDWLNFVKTSRARSKIRQWLNVDRRNSSIELGRTLLERELKRYRLSMKGLLGNGKLAEALHSLGCATLDDFLAAAGYGKLSPRQLVTKLVPESELKEQPESRIARVMKKALGLSGAPVRVHGLDNVMVYLAKCCEPIRGEPIVGYITRGKGVSVHAERCPNVERLLYDPERRIEVAWASEETRFQVKLNIFSEDRQGVLARVTSAIADEKSNIMNVSAQTFEDRKGQITLILDIADLGHLERILQRLRGIAGVHSVERHTG
- a CDS encoding RidA family protein; protein product: MPTKKAVRTERAPAAIGPYSQGMAAAGFLFVSGQVPLDPSRGEMVSGEIEEQVERVLENLKAILESGGAALGSVVKTTVYLADLGDFARMNEVYARFFGADPPARSTVEVSGLPRGARVEIDAIALLD
- the rpmB gene encoding 50S ribosomal protein L28 — its product is MARACAICGKTPRFGNQVSHAHNISQRIWYPNLQRVRVAMKGARKRLRVCTRCIRSGAVAKSIS
- the pilM gene encoding type IV pilus assembly protein PilM; protein product: MFFSRSKNLVGLDIGSSSIKLIELKDLGKGKGFHLLNASVEPLSPEAIVDGAIMDSGLVVDAIQRSFASRNIKASDCAIALSGHSVIIKRISLPVMSEEELAESIQWEAEQYIPFDVEDVNIAYQILKGTNLAGDGNMDVLLVAAKKDKINDYTAVVGQAGKNAALVDVDVFALQNAYELNYEVDSGQTCALANLGATVTNVAVLKGSSSIFWRDISIGGSHYNDAIRKELNLSFEQSEKLKRGEDVEGVPTENVTPILSSVNDYVGAELQKTLDFFKNTTPGESIDKIYVSGGSSRVPNLLESLGERFGIPVERLDPFRHVTLGKDIPSEVAEELSSSAAVAVGLASRKVGDR
- a CDS encoding PilN domain-containing protein yields the protein MIRINLLSEAKPAKSRSFKPSMQMPGNIPQNLLMIALVALTLIFVSWKWYSLKAEHSDLSEKIVKAEAEKKRLDEIIKKGDMYKAQRDLLNKKIGLITQLKKNQSGPVHLLDEISRKLPDFLWLDQMSGVNNGITIAGKATTYNAVSNFYNNLTGSKFFDQVVLGPIASTPGGITFSLTCKFVPASEPTSTEQGSTGL